A section of the Brevundimonas sp. AJA228-03 genome encodes:
- the bfr gene encoding bacterioferritin has protein sequence MKGDPAIIRSLNAVLTNELTAVNQYFLHARMFESWGLKHMGQIIYDESIGEMKHADKLIKRILFLDGLPNMQDLHKLKIGENAVECLGADLQLELGGRDTLLAAVAQAEQLSDYVSRQIFMEILSDTEEHIDFLEAQFKLIEQLGEQNYLQSAMSEIAPDKAATGG, from the coding sequence ATGAAGGGCGATCCCGCGATCATCCGCAGCCTGAATGCGGTGCTGACCAATGAACTGACGGCCGTGAACCAGTATTTCCTGCATGCCCGCATGTTCGAAAGCTGGGGCCTGAAGCACATGGGCCAGATCATCTATGACGAATCGATCGGCGAGATGAAACACGCCGACAAACTGATCAAGCGCATCCTGTTCCTCGACGGCCTGCCCAATATGCAGGACCTGCACAAGCTCAAGATCGGCGAGAATGCGGTCGAATGCCTGGGGGCCGACCTGCAGCTGGAACTGGGCGGACGCGACACCCTGCTGGCCGCCGTCGCCCAGGCCGAACAGCTGTCCGACTATGTCAGCCGGCAGATCTTCATGGAGATCCTGTCGGACACCGAGGAGCACATCGACTTCCTCGAGGCCCAGTTCAAGCTGATCGAACAGCTGGGCGAGCAGAACTATCTGCAGTCCGCCATGTCCGAGATCGCGCCGGACAAGGCCGCCACCGGCGGCTGA
- a CDS encoding helix-turn-helix transcriptional regulator — translation MCSPPCPRSRRTRPPPAAERGLKARDLAAEIGLSETQLSLFRSGKVKGIRFSTLARMCAVLGCRPGDLLDYDHDPADMIRADDGAI, via the coding sequence ATCTGCAGTCCGCCATGTCCGAGATCGCGCCGGACAAGGCCGCCACCGGCGGCTGAGCGCGGCCTCAAGGCCCGCGACCTGGCGGCAGAGATCGGGCTCAGCGAGACCCAGCTGTCGCTGTTCCGCTCCGGAAAGGTGAAGGGCATCCGGTTTTCCACCCTGGCGCGGATGTGCGCCGTGCTGGGCTGCCGGCCCGGCGACCTGCTGGACTACGACCATGATCCCGCCGACATGATCCGCGCCGACGACGGGGCGATCTGA
- the efp gene encoding elongation factor P: MAKINGNTIKPGMVLEHNKGLWVVTKASHVKPGKGGAFANVEAKNLETGNKLNERFRSEDKVERVTLEQKEFSYLYEQGDALVFMDDATYEQTELQKDWVGEDRVAYLQDGMKVVIEMHEDRPIGLTLPEQVTLEVVETEPTVKGQTASSSYKPARANNGVRIMIPPYMGVGERIVVDTTTGEYVRRAE; encoded by the coding sequence ATGGCGAAAATCAACGGCAACACCATCAAGCCCGGCATGGTGCTCGAACACAACAAGGGCCTGTGGGTCGTCACCAAGGCCAGCCACGTCAAGCCCGGCAAGGGCGGTGCCTTTGCCAACGTCGAGGCCAAGAACCTCGAGACCGGCAACAAGCTGAACGAACGCTTCCGCTCGGAAGACAAGGTCGAACGCGTCACCCTGGAGCAGAAGGAGTTCTCCTATCTGTACGAGCAGGGCGACGCCCTCGTGTTCATGGACGACGCCACCTATGAGCAGACCGAGCTGCAGAAGGACTGGGTCGGCGAGGACCGCGTGGCCTATCTGCAGGACGGCATGAAGGTCGTCATCGAGATGCACGAGGACCGGCCCATCGGCCTGACCCTGCCCGAACAGGTCACGCTGGAGGTCGTCGAGACCGAGCCGACGGTAAAGGGCCAGACGGCCTCTTCGTCCTACAAGCCCGCCAGGGCCAACAACGGCGTCCGCATCATGATCCCGCCCTATATGGGCGTGGGCGAACGCATCGTCGTCGACACCACCACCGGCGAATACGTCCGCCGCGCTGAATAG
- a CDS encoding inositol monophosphatase family protein: MALASALVSVIIDAVRKTARPMLRDFGEVAQLQVSRKGPGDFVTAADIKAEDTLYELLMKARPGYGFLGEERGMIEGTDKSHTWVVDPIDGTTNFMHAMPHFAITVGLQRHAPDGSSEIVAGVTYNPIMNELFWAEKGKGCYLNDTRIRVAGRRDLSESLIATGLPFIGKSGHAQSIKDIHAIGQRVAGIRRLGSAALDFAWVACGRYDAYYERNLKPWDVAAGILFVTEAGGIVTTIDPDGDPKTGVSILASNPELHPQLTKVLRG, encoded by the coding sequence ATGGCCCTCGCCTCCGCCCTCGTTTCCGTCATCATCGACGCGGTCCGCAAGACCGCCCGACCCATGCTGCGCGACTTCGGCGAGGTGGCGCAGTTGCAGGTGTCGCGAAAGGGGCCCGGCGACTTCGTCACGGCCGCCGACATCAAGGCCGAGGACACCCTGTATGAACTGCTGATGAAGGCCCGCCCCGGCTATGGCTTCCTGGGCGAGGAGCGCGGCATGATCGAGGGGACCGACAAGTCCCACACCTGGGTGGTCGATCCGATCGACGGCACCACCAACTTCATGCACGCCATGCCCCATTTCGCCATCACGGTGGGGCTGCAACGCCATGCGCCGGATGGCAGCTCCGAAATCGTCGCCGGCGTCACCTACAACCCGATCATGAACGAGCTGTTCTGGGCTGAGAAGGGCAAGGGCTGCTATCTGAACGACACCCGCATCCGCGTCGCCGGGCGGCGCGACCTGTCGGAAAGCCTGATCGCCACCGGCCTGCCCTTCATCGGCAAGTCGGGCCACGCCCAGTCGATCAAGGACATCCACGCCATCGGCCAGCGCGTCGCCGGCATCCGTCGCCTGGGCTCCGCCGCCCTGGACTTCGCCTGGGTCGCCTGCGGTCGCTACGACGCCTACTATGAGCGCAATCTGAAGCCTTGGGATGTGGCGGCGGGCATCCTGTTCGTCACCGAGGCCGGCGGCATCGTCACCACCATCGATCCGGATGGCGACCCCAAGACCGGCGTCTCCATCCTGGCGTCGAACCCCGAACTGCACCCGCAGCTGACGAAGGTGCTGCGGGGCTGA
- a CDS encoding glycerophosphodiester phosphodiesterase produces MIRFILAALMLVTSPADAQTPPHPLVIAHRGASGERPEHTRAAYELAIEQGADVIEPDLVLSKDGHLIVRHENEISGTTDVADHPEFAARRTTRTIDGVVTTGWFTEDFTLAELETLRARERLATLRPGNTAFADETILTFQAVIDIARAATARTGRVIGVAPELKHPTYFASIGLPMEAPFLEALRTNALMAADSPIMVQCFEVETLRSLARSTDAPLLQLMAASGGPADQPGMTYAAMATPDGLATIATYADAIGVETAMIVPRDASGASTTPTPLIEDAHAAGLNVVAWTFRAEDPFLSTDYRGDLPGWLKRFYALGVDAVFTDFPGVAVQARD; encoded by the coding sequence ATGATCCGGTTCATCCTCGCGGCCCTGATGCTCGTCACCAGCCCCGCCGACGCCCAGACCCCGCCCCACCCGCTGGTGATCGCCCACCGCGGGGCGTCGGGCGAGCGGCCCGAACACACCCGCGCCGCCTATGAACTGGCCATCGAACAGGGGGCCGATGTCATCGAGCCGGATCTGGTCCTGTCGAAGGACGGCCATCTGATCGTCCGGCACGAGAACGAGATCTCCGGCACCACCGACGTCGCCGACCATCCCGAATTCGCCGCCCGACGCACGACCAGGACCATCGACGGCGTCGTCACGACCGGCTGGTTCACCGAGGACTTTACCCTGGCCGAGCTGGAGACCCTGAGGGCCCGTGAACGCCTGGCGACCCTGCGTCCCGGCAACACCGCCTTCGCCGACGAGACGATCCTGACCTTCCAGGCGGTCATCGACATCGCCCGCGCCGCCACGGCCCGTACCGGCCGGGTCATCGGCGTCGCCCCCGAGCTGAAACACCCGACCTATTTCGCCTCGATCGGCCTGCCGATGGAGGCTCCGTTCCTCGAGGCCCTGCGCACGAACGCCCTGATGGCGGCCGACAGCCCGATCATGGTCCAGTGTTTCGAGGTCGAGACCCTGCGATCGCTGGCCCGGAGCACCGATGCCCCCCTGCTCCAGCTCATGGCGGCGTCGGGCGGCCCCGCAGACCAGCCTGGAATGACCTATGCCGCCATGGCCACCCCCGACGGTCTGGCGACGATCGCCACCTATGCCGATGCCATCGGGGTCGAGACGGCGATGATCGTGCCGCGGGACGCCTCCGGGGCTTCGACGACCCCGACGCCCCTGATCGAAGACGCCCACGCCGCTGGATTGAACGTCGTCGCCTGGACCTTTCGTGCGGAAGACCCGTTCCTGTCGACAGACTATCGCGGCGATCTGCCGGGCTGGCTGAAACGGTTCTACGCCCTCGGCGTCGACGCCGTGTTCACCGACTTCCCGGGCGTGGCGGTTCAGGCCAGAGACTGA
- a CDS encoding ABC transporter transmembrane domain-containing protein gives MTDSAAPTRDSMTGQAEAAGRPGAGAILVEQIGEAKQRRAKGRSVKPLLRLWPYLLRHRLNALFAMFWLLGSTAASLALTGTARGAIDHGFENGGQDIDRWFLILGLNAVVLGVATAVRYFYVTKTGERVVADLRKGLFDRILTLDPSFFAQMRTGEVLSRLTTDIALVETLLTTSVSFALRNFLTLLGGVALLFVVSPKLTGLVLLTAPVLIAPIFIFGRSVRKLTVRSQDRFANAVGFAGESVDAIETVQAFGRVRSAIDRFGAVVEEAFGVSLVRMKARAWMTAVIIVVVFGGVTFVLWLGAQDVARGVMTPGALLQFVLLSVFTAGAVGALGESWGDVQKASGAMERIDELMRATPSIAPPAHPVALPSPAEGRVAMAGVRFAYPGRPDLPALKGFDLVVQPGETVALVGPSGAGKSTVFRLLLRFYDPQEGAVSVDGVDVRAADPVEVRGRFAWVSQEAPLFSGSALENIRFGREAASEAEVRQAAEEAQALGFIEALPEGFGTALGERGKSLSGGQRQRLAIARALVRDAPILLLDEATSALDAENERLVQAALDKAMETRTTLVIAHRLATVLRADRIVVMEDGAVVETGTHHELVARGGLYAHLAELQFREG, from the coding sequence ATGACAGACAGCGCCGCGCCGACCCGTGATTCCATGACAGGACAGGCGGAGGCGGCGGGGCGTCCCGGCGCGGGCGCGATCCTGGTCGAACAGATCGGCGAGGCCAAGCAGCGCCGTGCCAAGGGTCGCAGCGTCAAGCCCCTGCTGCGCCTGTGGCCCTATCTTTTGCGGCACCGGCTGAACGCCCTGTTCGCCATGTTCTGGCTGCTGGGCTCCACGGCCGCGTCCCTGGCCCTGACCGGCACGGCGCGGGGGGCCATCGACCACGGGTTCGAGAACGGCGGTCAGGACATCGATCGCTGGTTCCTGATCCTGGGCCTGAACGCGGTCGTTCTGGGTGTCGCCACGGCGGTCCGCTATTTCTACGTCACCAAGACGGGCGAGCGGGTCGTGGCCGATCTGCGCAAGGGTCTGTTCGACCGCATCCTGACGCTGGACCCTTCCTTCTTCGCGCAGATGCGGACGGGGGAGGTGCTCAGTCGGCTGACGACCGACATCGCCCTGGTGGAGACGCTCCTGACGACCTCGGTGTCGTTCGCCCTGCGCAACTTCCTGACCCTGCTGGGCGGTGTGGCCTTGCTGTTCGTGGTCAGCCCCAAGCTGACCGGTCTGGTGCTGCTGACCGCGCCCGTCCTGATCGCGCCGATCTTCATTTTCGGCCGGTCGGTGCGGAAGCTGACCGTCAGGTCCCAGGACCGGTTCGCCAATGCCGTCGGCTTCGCGGGCGAGAGCGTCGACGCCATCGAGACGGTCCAGGCCTTCGGACGCGTCCGGAGCGCCATCGACCGGTTCGGGGCGGTGGTCGAGGAGGCGTTCGGCGTGTCGCTGGTTCGCATGAAGGCGCGGGCCTGGATGACGGCGGTGATCATCGTGGTCGTGTTCGGCGGGGTGACCTTCGTGCTGTGGCTGGGGGCCCAGGACGTGGCCCGGGGCGTGATGACGCCGGGGGCGCTGCTGCAATTCGTGCTGCTGTCGGTCTTTACGGCCGGGGCCGTCGGGGCGCTGGGCGAAAGCTGGGGCGACGTGCAGAAGGCGTCGGGGGCCATGGAGCGGATCGACGAGCTGATGCGGGCGACCCCTTCGATCGCGCCACCTGCGCATCCCGTGGCCCTGCCCAGCCCCGCCGAGGGGCGGGTCGCCATGGCGGGCGTGCGGTTCGCCTATCCGGGCCGGCCGGATCTGCCGGCGCTGAAAGGCTTCGACCTGGTGGTGCAGCCGGGCGAGACCGTGGCGCTGGTGGGGCCATCGGGCGCGGGCAAGTCGACCGTGTTTCGCCTGTTGCTGCGCTTCTATGATCCGCAGGAAGGGGCCGTCAGCGTGGACGGCGTGGACGTGCGTGCCGCCGACCCGGTGGAGGTGCGCGGACGCTTTGCCTGGGTGTCGCAGGAGGCCCCGCTGTTCTCGGGATCGGCGCTGGAGAACATCCGTTTCGGGCGCGAGGCCGCCAGCGAGGCCGAGGTGCGTCAGGCGGCCGAGGAGGCCCAGGCCCTGGGCTTCATCGAGGCCCTGCCCGAAGGGTTCGGCACGGCTCTGGGCGAGCGCGGCAAGAGCCTGTCGGGCGGCCAGCGCCAGCGTCTGGCCATCGCCCGCGCCCTGGTCCGGGACGCGCCGATCCTGCTGCTGGACGAGGCGACCAGCGCGCTCGATGCCGAGAACGAACGTCTGGTCCAGGCCGCACTGGACAAGGCGATGGAAACGCGGACCACCCTGGTCATCGCCCACCGCCTGGCCACGGTGCTGCGCGCCGACCGGATCGTGGTGATGGAGGACGGAGCGGTCGTCGAGACCGGCACCCACCACGAACTGGTGGCCAGGGGAGGGCTGTATGCCCACCTGGCGGAGCTGCAGTTCCGGGAGGGGTGA
- the rpmE gene encoding 50S ribosomal protein L31: protein MKADTHPDYHFITVTLTDGSTYQTRSTYGKEGDVLNLDIDPSTHPAWTGGNQQMLDRGGRVSRFNNKFGGFIKK from the coding sequence ATGAAGGCCGATACGCACCCCGACTACCACTTCATCACCGTCACCCTGACGGACGGCTCGACGTACCAGACGCGGTCGACCTACGGCAAGGAAGGCGATGTGCTGAACCTGGACATCGATCCGTCGACGCACCCGGCCTGGACCGGCGGCAACCAGCAGATGCTGGATCGCGGCGGCCGCGTTTCGCGCTTCAACAACAAGTTCGGCGGCTTCATCAAGAAGTAG
- a CDS encoding murein L,D-transpeptidase: protein MNRRELTLGVAAAALAGGASAQTVPAQPAPANSINSPYYTAYSDQIDRLPQAVQADVRAFYELNGWRPVWNADRLRKLNEASNRAERHGLARSDFFDFVELAADPDSAEVRTTGAAMAYADVLARGRVRPESVEELWEMQKNVVDLPAGLNDAMVQNKIVEWFNGLAPTDIGYNNLSAGYVRYRRIIRNGGWARFRAGAAIEPGNSDTRVPIIIQRLVAEGDLSEADGARLTAQGLVYGPELQTAVRGFQARHGLAPDGRIGAGTQSSLGASAEDRARQIALNLERRRWLKRELSPERIEVNTAAAIMVYWKDGRPVHSNRVVCGAPATQTPSLEKPFASVVANPPWYVPAGIARREILPRGPAYLASQNMYVQNGQVIQRAGPTAALGYVKFELRDSYAIFLHDTPSKAAFNLSVRQRSHGCVRVQNAVEFARILLAPDPALLAEFDTAQQTRQTRRIQTGREINVRLLYWTAFVDGQGRVAFREDIYRRDQTLAEALGIAVSLPTVVDDGARVANDVGP from the coding sequence ATGAATCGACGTGAATTGACCCTCGGCGTGGCCGCGGCGGCGTTGGCCGGCGGGGCCTCGGCCCAGACGGTCCCGGCGCAGCCGGCCCCGGCCAATTCGATCAACAGCCCCTATTACACCGCCTATAGCGACCAGATCGATCGCCTGCCGCAGGCCGTGCAGGCGGACGTGCGGGCCTTCTACGAACTCAACGGCTGGCGCCCGGTGTGGAACGCCGACCGTCTGCGCAAGCTGAACGAGGCGTCGAACCGCGCCGAGCGTCATGGTCTGGCCAGGTCGGACTTCTTCGATTTCGTGGAGCTGGCCGCCGACCCCGACAGCGCCGAAGTCCGGACCACGGGCGCGGCCATGGCCTATGCCGACGTTCTGGCTCGCGGTCGGGTGCGGCCGGAATCGGTCGAAGAGCTGTGGGAAATGCAGAAGAACGTCGTCGATCTGCCCGCCGGGCTGAACGACGCAATGGTCCAGAACAAGATCGTCGAATGGTTCAACGGCCTGGCCCCGACCGACATCGGCTACAACAATCTTTCGGCCGGATACGTCCGCTATCGCCGCATCATCCGCAACGGGGGCTGGGCGCGGTTCCGCGCGGGTGCCGCGATCGAGCCGGGCAACAGCGACACCCGCGTGCCCATCATCATCCAGCGCCTGGTGGCCGAGGGCGACCTGTCGGAGGCCGACGGCGCGCGCCTGACAGCCCAGGGCCTGGTCTATGGACCCGAGCTGCAGACGGCCGTCCGGGGCTTCCAGGCCCGGCACGGCCTCGCCCCCGACGGCCGGATCGGCGCGGGCACCCAGAGCTCGCTGGGGGCCTCGGCCGAGGACCGGGCCCGCCAGATCGCGCTCAACCTCGAACGTCGTCGCTGGCTGAAGCGCGAGCTCAGTCCTGAACGGATCGAGGTCAACACCGCCGCGGCCATCATGGTCTACTGGAAGGACGGCCGCCCCGTTCACTCCAACCGCGTCGTCTGCGGCGCGCCGGCGACCCAGACGCCGAGTCTTGAAAAGCCGTTCGCCTCGGTCGTGGCCAATCCGCCCTGGTATGTGCCCGCCGGCATCGCGAGGCGCGAGATCCTGCCGCGCGGACCCGCCTATCTGGCCAGCCAGAACATGTATGTGCAGAACGGCCAGGTCATCCAGCGCGCCGGCCCGACCGCCGCGCTCGGCTATGTGAAGTTCGAGCTGCGCGACAGCTACGCCATCTTCCTGCACGACACGCCGTCCAAGGCGGCTTTCAACCTGTCGGTCCGGCAACGCTCGCACGGCTGCGTCCGCGTGCAGAACGCCGTGGAGTTCGCGCGCATTCTGCTCGCGCCCGATCCGGCCCTGCTGGCCGAATTCGATACGGCCCAGCAAACCCGCCAGACCCGGCGCATCCAGACCGGCCGCGAGATCAACGTGCGCCTGCTCTACTGGACCGCCTTTGTCGATGGTCAGGGCCGCGTGGCCTTCCGCGAGGACATCTATCGTCGCGACCAGACGCTGGCCGAGGCCCTGGGCATTGCCGTCAGCCTGCCGACCGTCGTCGATGACGGCGCGCGCGTCGCCAACGACGTCGGGCCGTAG
- a CDS encoding DUF1465 family protein: MSMVELMASDEEQSAVRSRAGEVRDFARSELFERTFQEGMDLVEETAAYLDGDGRRESRLLSRASALAYAGESMKLTTRLMQIASWLLVQRAVREGDMAPEAACDARYRLTERKVETEPTHPEIPIALVEYLVRTEKLHDRVLYLDRRLYLDAPGELDANPVLSQMGLLEAAFRL, translated from the coding sequence ATGAGTATGGTTGAGTTGATGGCGAGCGACGAGGAACAGTCGGCAGTGCGGTCCCGGGCAGGCGAGGTGCGCGATTTCGCGCGTTCCGAACTGTTCGAGCGGACCTTTCAGGAAGGCATGGACCTGGTCGAGGAGACCGCCGCCTATCTGGACGGCGACGGACGGCGCGAATCAAGGCTGCTGTCGCGCGCCTCGGCCCTGGCCTATGCGGGCGAGAGCATGAAGCTGACGACCCGGCTGATGCAGATCGCGTCCTGGCTCCTGGTGCAGCGGGCCGTCCGCGAGGGCGACATGGCGCCCGAGGCCGCCTGCGACGCCCGCTATCGACTGACCGAGCGCAAGGTCGAGACGGAGCCGACGCATCCGGAAATCCCCATCGCCTTGGTCGAATACCTGGTGCGGACCGAGAAGCTGCACGACCGGGTGCTGTATCTGGATCGTCGCCTGTATCTGGACGCGCCGGGCGAGCTCGACGCCAATCCGGTGCTGAGCCAGATGGGCCTGCTGGAAGCGGCGTTCCGGCTCTAG
- a CDS encoding DUF1192 domain-containing protein, which translates to MSFEDLDPRPQRGAMLTALGREDLDLYSVEELNERIETLTGEIDRARAAIAGKNAKKSAADALFNFGS; encoded by the coding sequence ATGAGTTTCGAAGATCTCGATCCCCGGCCGCAACGCGGGGCGATGCTGACGGCGCTGGGTCGAGAGGACCTGGACCTTTATTCCGTCGAGGAGCTGAACGAACGGATCGAGACCCTGACCGGCGAGATCGACCGCGCCAGGGCCGCGATCGCCGGCAAGAACGCCAAGAAGTCGGCGGCCGACGCCCTGTTCAACTTCGGCTCCTGA